A region of Thermodesulfovibrionales bacterium DNA encodes the following proteins:
- a CDS encoding TldD/PmbA family protein, with amino-acid sequence MKKVLIHGGEYADIFVEQKRLTSLHLEDGRIEKVFSGIDCGVGIRLISRGRTAYGFSNDFSRIALVDLAAALSKTFSLGTATNIHLDLKRERPKIDFAIAMLPDNVPTEKKIQLVKSADRTARSFDNRIKQVTVTYRDSAQSVQIATSDNVIAEDERIHTVSAVHVITTDGRLVQTGYEAEGGSVGFELFDSVSLDALSLRAARRAILMLTSRKAPGGRMPIVISSEAGGTMIHEAIGHGLEADLAQQGLSVYSHKMGSEVASKLVTVLDDSTLPGKRGSFRFDDEGIPSGRTTLVDRGVLVGYLFDRLTAMRDGVRPTGNGRRESYHHRPIPRMTNTFIAPGDSSPDEVTGSTQRGLFVRKMGGGQVNTVTGDFVFAVQEGYLIENGQIGDAVRGATLTGNGPDVLRSIDMVASDLGFSIGTCGKDSQGVPVSDAMPTLRVAEMVVGGAVDL; translated from the coding sequence TTGAAGAAGGTTCTGATCCACGGAGGTGAATATGCGGACATTTTCGTGGAGCAGAAGAGGCTGACGTCTCTTCACCTTGAGGACGGCAGAATCGAAAAGGTTTTTTCAGGGATTGACTGCGGCGTCGGAATAAGACTGATTTCCAGAGGCAGGACAGCATACGGGTTCAGCAACGATTTCTCGAGGATCGCCCTTGTTGACCTTGCCGCTGCGCTGAGCAAGACCTTTTCATTAGGAACAGCAACGAATATCCATCTCGATCTGAAAAGGGAAAGACCGAAGATCGATTTTGCCATAGCGATGCTCCCTGACAATGTCCCGACAGAAAAAAAGATTCAACTCGTGAAGTCCGCCGACCGTACCGCCCGTTCCTTCGACAACCGCATTAAACAGGTGACGGTAACGTACCGTGACTCAGCCCAGAGCGTCCAGATAGCAACCTCCGACAATGTCATAGCTGAAGACGAGCGTATTCACACGGTTTCGGCAGTTCATGTTATCACAACGGACGGCAGATTAGTTCAGACAGGATATGAAGCCGAGGGTGGGAGCGTGGGATTCGAGCTGTTTGACTCTGTATCTCTGGATGCTCTGTCCCTCAGGGCTGCAAGAAGAGCCATTCTTATGCTGACGTCCCGGAAGGCGCCGGGCGGGAGGATGCCGATCGTCATATCCTCGGAGGCAGGCGGGACCATGATTCATGAAGCCATCGGTCATGGTCTCGAGGCGGACCTGGCGCAGCAGGGGTTATCTGTCTACTCTCACAAGATGGGAAGTGAGGTGGCATCAAAGCTAGTAACCGTTCTGGACGATTCAACGCTGCCGGGAAAGAGAGGCTCATTTCGCTTTGATGATGAAGGGATTCCATCCGGCAGGACAACCCTTGTCGACAGAGGTGTCCTTGTCGGCTACCTCTTTGACAGGTTGACCGCCATGCGTGATGGCGTCAGACCTACCGGCAACGGCCGCAGGGAATCCTATCATCACCGCCCCATACCGCGGATGACGAACACGTTTATTGCGCCGGGAGACTCCTCTCCGGATGAGGTCACAGGATCGACTCAAAGGGGCCTTTTTGTCAGGAAGATGGGGGGCGGACAGGTCAACACGGTAACAGGCGACTTTGTTTTCGCTGTCCAGGAAGGCTATCTTATCGAAAACGGGCAGATCGGGGACGCGGTGCGTGGAGCGACCCTTACAGGAAACGGCCCGGATGTCCTCAGATCCATCGATATGGTGGCATCAGACCTTGGCTTCTCGATCGGCACATGCGGGAAGGACTCACAGGGAGTGCCCGTCTCAGATGCAATGCCGACTCTCAGGGTGGCTGAGATGGTAGTTGGTGGGGCAGTTGACCTGTAG
- the lpxC gene encoding UDP-3-O-acyl-N-acetylglucosamine deacetylase — translation MQRTLKQEITFSGIGLHTGRLSSVTVRPAPRDTGIIFHRTDRPMVIRAHIGAVTDTAFATTLGNGTVKIRTVEHILAVLVGLGLDNVIIEADGPEIPILDGSSTELVSILLKAGIAKQGKKRPYMRITKPISMSESHSEVAIFPYDGRKITYRIHFNHHLLGEQNISLDLNEETFIKEIAPARTFGFLKDVEYMMAQGLAKGGSLNNAIILTDKGVINSSGLRFKDEFVRHKVLDLIGDFSLIGFPIYGHIVANKSGHSNNLKFMKKLLTCPECWEIVSEPVVSETEYPQALSYL, via the coding sequence TTGCAAAGAACCCTCAAACAGGAAATTACGTTCAGCGGAATCGGTCTGCACACCGGAAGGCTGTCATCGGTGACGGTCAGACCGGCACCCCGCGATACAGGTATCATCTTTCACCGGACCGATAGACCAATGGTCATACGTGCCCATATCGGAGCGGTGACTGACACGGCTTTTGCGACAACCCTCGGGAACGGAACCGTCAAGATCAGGACCGTTGAACATATCCTTGCCGTACTCGTCGGACTGGGGCTGGATAACGTCATTATAGAAGCTGACGGGCCAGAGATACCGATCCTTGACGGGAGTTCAACAGAACTCGTAAGCATACTTCTGAAGGCCGGCATAGCAAAACAGGGAAAGAAAAGACCGTACATGAGGATCACCAAGCCCATCAGCATGAGTGAGAGTCATTCCGAGGTTGCCATCTTCCCTTACGACGGGAGAAAGATAACGTACCGGATCCATTTCAATCACCATCTGCTTGGTGAGCAAAATATAAGCCTTGATCTCAATGAAGAGACCTTTATCAAGGAGATAGCTCCGGCACGGACCTTCGGGTTTCTCAAGGACGTCGAATACATGATGGCACAGGGCCTCGCAAAAGGTGGCTCCCTGAATAATGCCATTATTCTGACTGACAAAGGCGTAATAAACTCGTCAGGGTTGAGGTTTAAAGATGAATTTGTGAGGCACAAGGTCCTCGATTTAATCGGTGATTTTTCCCTCATCGGATTCCCCATTTACGGCCATATCGTGGCAAACAAGTCAGGCCATTCGAACAACCTCAAATTTATGAAGAAACTGCTCACATGCCCTGAATGCTGGGAGATCGTCTCGGAGCCTGTCGTGTCCGAAACCGAGTATCCTCAGGCCCTCTCCTACCTATAA
- a CDS encoding winged helix-turn-helix domain-containing protein, translating to MLKSLFSSSIRADVLSLLLNSPDEQFYVREIAKLLRKNPSGVKRELDNLEKMGIVNSEKVANLKYFQADKDSPLYSELKNLIAKSLGLPGAIKALLRAAGAKAAFIHGPYAEGEVVNSVDLVVIGATPTVLKGLKDLEKKFGHKINCTLIDETEYKTKRKKRDAGIKRLLSGKRISLIGRV from the coding sequence ATGTTAAAAAGTCTATTTTCGTCATCAATACGAGCAGATGTCCTCTCCCTGCTCCTCAACAGTCCCGACGAACAGTTCTACGTCCGTGAAATAGCAAAGCTCCTTAGAAAGAACCCCTCCGGCGTCAAGCGGGAACTCGACAACCTCGAAAAGATGGGCATCGTCAACAGCGAAAAAGTTGCCAACCTCAAGTATTTTCAAGCCGACAAAGATTCACCCCTCTACTCGGAACTCAAGAATCTCATCGCCAAGTCACTCGGACTGCCGGGAGCCATAAAGGCTCTCCTCAGGGCTGCAGGTGCAAAGGCCGCTTTTATTCATGGTCCCTATGCAGAAGGCGAGGTCGTCAACAGCGTCGATTTGGTGGTCATCGGTGCTACGCCAACGGTACTCAAAGGCCTCAAGGACCTGGAAAAAAAGTTTGGACATAAAATAAACTGCACATTAATAGATGAGACGGAGTATAAGACGAAGAGAAAGAAGAGAGACGCAGGGATAAAGCGGCTCCTTTCGGGGAAACGGATTTCCCTTATCGGAAGGGTATAG
- a CDS encoding HAD family hydrolase, which produces MKLILFDIDGTLLDSGGAGTRSLNLAFEEIFAIREAFKGISMAGKTDIQILKEGLAKHGMNSANGNIGLLCDSYVRHLRIQMVNSGRHVKPGIAEALDAFSTMDVQLGLLTGNIERGARIKLEPFGLNSYFPLGAFGDDDEDRNRLLPIAAERFGKFSGKRIAYGDCVVIGDTPRDVECAKIHGARSVAVATGPYTYEELAETGAHMVLRTMAEMDYSSLS; this is translated from the coding sequence ATGAAACTCATACTCTTTGACATAGACGGAACCCTCCTCGACTCAGGAGGAGCAGGGACACGGTCATTGAATCTCGCCTTCGAAGAAATCTTCGCCATCCGCGAGGCATTCAAAGGGATCAGTATGGCAGGCAAGACCGACATCCAGATACTCAAGGAAGGGCTTGCCAAACACGGCATGAATTCAGCGAACGGGAACATCGGGCTCCTCTGCGACAGCTATGTCAGACACCTCAGGATTCAGATGGTGAACTCCGGCAGGCACGTAAAGCCCGGGATCGCCGAGGCGCTCGATGCCTTCAGCACGATGGACGTTCAGCTCGGCCTCCTCACCGGCAATATTGAACGGGGCGCACGGATCAAGCTTGAGCCCTTCGGCCTCAACAGTTACTTCCCCCTGGGCGCCTTCGGCGATGACGACGAAGACCGGAACAGACTCCTGCCCATTGCGGCCGAGAGGTTTGGAAAGTTCTCCGGGAAAAGGATTGCATACGGCGATTGTGTTGTCATCGGCGATACGCCCCGGGATGTGGAGTGCGCAAAGATTCACGGGGCTCGCTCAGTCGCCGTCGCAACGGGACCATACACGTATGAGGAACTCGCTGAGACCGGCGCCCATATGGTCTTGCGCACGATGGCAGAAATGGACTATTCGTCTCTCTCCTGA
- the tgt gene encoding tRNA guanosine(34) transglycosylase Tgt, producing the protein MNFGILREEGFARTGILELRRGSVHTPAFMPVGTNATIKGMSPDEMKDIGAEIILGNTYHLYLRPGHEVIRFIGGLHRFMNWDRPILTDSGGFQVYSLSALRTIEEKGVLFRSHVDGSLHCIGPAEAMEIQGALGSDIAMAFDECTPYPATYEYALTSLKLTTAWARRCKELRKSGQALFGIVQGSMFRELRKQSVEELRAIGFDGYAVGGLSVGEPKEIMHEMVAYIGPLLPRECPRYLMGIGDLEDVLVAVESGFDMFDCVMPTRNARNGTLFTSTGRMSIKRTEYRMDERPLDPECDCYTCRNYTRAYLRHLFLTREILSMRLNTMHNLYFYLKFFERMREAISKGTFRDFKRSCEGMLGTATVK; encoded by the coding sequence ATGAATTTCGGGATCCTCAGGGAAGAAGGCTTCGCCCGTACGGGCATCCTCGAACTCCGAAGGGGCAGTGTCCATACGCCGGCATTCATGCCGGTGGGTACAAACGCTACCATCAAGGGGATGTCTCCCGATGAGATGAAGGACATAGGCGCTGAGATCATCCTCGGCAACACCTATCACCTCTATCTGAGGCCCGGGCACGAGGTGATCAGGTTCATTGGGGGGCTTCACAGGTTTATGAACTGGGACAGGCCGATCCTCACTGACAGCGGAGGGTTCCAGGTCTACAGTCTTTCAGCTCTCAGAACGATCGAGGAGAAGGGGGTGCTCTTCCGATCCCACGTCGACGGTTCTCTCCATTGTATTGGCCCGGCTGAGGCCATGGAGATCCAGGGGGCTTTAGGCTCGGACATCGCCATGGCCTTTGACGAGTGTACACCATATCCGGCCACCTATGAATATGCCCTCACCTCTCTGAAGCTTACCACGGCATGGGCAAGAAGATGCAAGGAACTCCGGAAGAGCGGACAGGCTCTGTTCGGAATCGTCCAGGGATCAATGTTCAGAGAACTCCGGAAGCAGAGCGTCGAGGAACTGAGGGCGATAGGTTTCGACGGGTATGCCGTTGGAGGACTGAGCGTGGGAGAACCAAAGGAGATTATGCATGAGATGGTGGCGTATATCGGCCCGCTCCTTCCCCGGGAGTGTCCGCGCTATTTGATGGGCATCGGAGACCTTGAAGATGTCCTCGTAGCTGTGGAATCAGGCTTCGATATGTTCGACTGTGTGATGCCGACAAGGAACGCACGGAACGGGACGCTCTTTACCAGCACGGGAAGAATGAGTATCAAGCGGACGGAATATCGGATGGATGAAAGACCCCTCGATCCGGAATGCGACTGCTATACCTGCAGGAACTATACGAGGGCTTACCTGAGGCATCTCTTTCTTACGAGAGAGATCCTCTCGATGCGGCTCAATACCATGCACAACCTTTACTTCTACCTGAAGTTTTTTGAGAGGATGAGGGAAGCGATCAGCAAGGGGACCTTCCGTGACTTTAAGAGAAGCTGTGAGGGGATGCTGGGGACAGCGACTGTGAAGTAG
- a CDS encoding DUF1015 domain-containing protein: MTEVIPFTGILYNASRVSGDDVVAPPYDIITPELRELLYQKSPYNIVRIDAGAEASGDHEGENKYLRAASFLKEWLSEGILVRSERPCFYAYEMSYQAPEGLRRTCGLFGLVRLEELGKGVYPHEETHSKPKIDRFNLMAACEANTSPIFSLYNSPARMASGVIERVARREPYLHALDIQGASHRLWIIDNGEDIGIIRSDLAGKSIVIADGHHRYETALEYQRLKGRTASSEPRDYVLMFLANIADGGLTILPTHRIVRYNEDNALEILSRRFEIESVPADDDITVLIGGRTQVFGFCRKGDSSQYLLRYTGGELKGIPPALKGLDVTILHELILKELLTVSAILYEMDASEARRRVRSGDYDAVFFVNPTRVEDVERVALSVTRMPPKSTYFYPKVMTGFVINSLTNSI, from the coding sequence ATGACTGAAGTCATCCCATTCACAGGAATCCTGTATAATGCATCGAGGGTGTCAGGAGACGATGTGGTTGCACCGCCCTATGACATCATCACCCCCGAACTGCGCGAGCTCCTTTACCAAAAGAGCCCCTATAATATCGTCAGAATAGACGCCGGCGCTGAAGCAAGCGGAGATCACGAAGGTGAGAACAAATACCTGAGGGCGGCATCTTTTCTCAAGGAGTGGCTGAGCGAGGGCATCTTGGTAAGATCGGAGAGACCCTGTTTCTATGCCTATGAAATGTCCTATCAGGCACCTGAGGGACTGAGGAGGACCTGCGGTCTCTTCGGTCTCGTGAGACTCGAAGAACTCGGCAAGGGTGTCTATCCCCATGAAGAGACGCATTCGAAACCCAAGATCGACCGCTTCAATCTCATGGCTGCCTGTGAAGCAAACACGAGCCCCATCTTTTCGCTTTACAACAGTCCCGCCAGAATGGCGTCAGGTGTAATCGAACGTGTTGCGAGAAGGGAACCTTACCTGCATGCCTTGGATATCCAAGGCGCCTCCCATAGGCTCTGGATTATTGATAACGGTGAAGACATAGGGATCATCCGATCCGACCTCGCCGGCAAGTCCATTGTTATTGCTGACGGTCACCACAGGTATGAGACTGCACTGGAATATCAGCGGTTGAAGGGGAGGACAGCGTCCTCTGAACCCCGCGATTACGTCCTTATGTTTCTGGCAAACATAGCAGACGGCGGATTGACCATACTTCCAACCCACAGAATCGTGCGATATAATGAAGACAACGCCCTCGAAATACTCTCAAGACGTTTCGAGATAGAGAGCGTACCTGCAGACGATGATATCACGGTGCTCATAGGGGGCCGAACGCAGGTCTTTGGCTTTTGCCGGAAGGGAGACTCGAGCCAGTACCTTCTGAGGTACACGGGCGGGGAGTTGAAAGGCATTCCGCCTGCCTTAAAGGGGCTGGACGTTACCATACTCCATGAGCTGATCCTGAAAGAGCTTCTGACAGTTTCTGCCATCCTTTATGAGATGGATGCTTCAGAGGCCAGGAGAAGAGTCAGAAGCGGTGACTATGACGCCGTCTTCTTTGTGAACCCGACACGGGTGGAGGATGTGGAGAGGGTGGCCCTTTCCGTTACAAGGATGCCTCCCAAGTCAACGTATTTCTATCCCAAGGTGATGACCGGTTTTGTTATCAACAGTTTAACAAACTCGATATAA
- the gap gene encoding type I glyceraldehyde-3-phosphate dehydrogenase, which translates to MAVRVAINGFGRIGRNFLRASKGIKEFEIIAINDLTDAPTLAHLLKYDSVHGIFGADVKAAGSNIFVDGKEIKVSAERSPDNLPWKALGVDVVIESTGLFTDREKASKHIDAGAKWVLISAPAKEPDITVCLGVNEEMLDPSRHRIISNASCTTNCLAPVAKVLHKEFGIVRGLMTTVHSYTNDQRILDLPHKDLRRARAAALSMIPSTTGAAKAIGLVLPDLKGKLDGFAIRVTTPNVSVVDLVAELKKEVTADEVNGAMKKWADGTMKGILQYMDVPLVSVDFNGNPHSSIFDSTLTKVMEGRLVKIISWYDNEWGYSSRLRDLVLYLTK; encoded by the coding sequence ATGGCTGTCAGAGTGGCTATCAACGGTTTTGGAAGGATCGGCAGGAATTTTCTGAGGGCGAGTAAGGGGATCAAGGAATTTGAGATTATTGCGATCAATGACCTCACCGATGCCCCCACATTGGCACATCTCCTCAAGTACGATTCCGTGCACGGCATATTCGGTGCGGACGTAAAGGCAGCGGGCAGCAACATTTTTGTGGACGGGAAAGAGATCAAGGTATCTGCTGAAAGGTCTCCCGACAACCTTCCCTGGAAAGCCCTCGGAGTCGATGTCGTCATCGAATCGACAGGACTCTTTACCGACAGGGAAAAGGCTTCAAAACATATCGATGCAGGGGCGAAATGGGTACTCATATCTGCCCCTGCAAAAGAACCCGACATAACCGTCTGCCTCGGGGTCAATGAAGAGATGCTTGACCCCTCAAGACACAGGATCATCTCAAACGCGTCCTGCACAACAAACTGTCTCGCCCCCGTTGCAAAGGTCCTCCATAAAGAATTCGGCATCGTCCGCGGCCTGATGACAACGGTCCACTCCTATACGAATGATCAGAGGATCCTTGACCTCCCCCATAAAGACCTGAGGAGGGCCCGCGCTGCCGCCCTTTCGATGATCCCTTCGACGACAGGTGCGGCAAAGGCGATCGGCCTCGTTCTTCCCGACCTGAAAGGCAAGCTTGACGGTTTTGCGATCAGGGTCACAACACCGAACGTCTCTGTCGTTGATCTCGTGGCAGAGCTGAAAAAAGAGGTGACAGCCGATGAGGTGAACGGGGCGATGAAGAAATGGGCTGACGGAACCATGAAGGGTATTCTCCAGTATATGGATGTCCCCCTGGTCTCTGTTGACTTCAACGGGAACCCCCATTCCTCTATCTTCGATTCGACCCTGACAAAGGTTATGGAAGGCCGGCTGGTAAAGATCATCTCCTGGTACGACAATGAATGGGGGTACAGCAGCCGTCTCAGGGACCTCGTCCTCTATCTCACAAAGTGA
- a CDS encoding phosphoglycerate kinase, with amino-acid sequence MSKLTIEDLEIRGKRVFIRADFNVPIDENLKITDDRRIRSTLPTINYAIDEGAKVVLASHLGRPKGKPDPRFSLSPVAKRLQRLLDKEVIFAEDCIGQKVENTIAKMKDGDVLVLENLRFYPGEEKNDEEFAKSLAKLADCYVNDAFGAAHRSHASTAGITKFLPSAAGFLLKKEIEYLKGVVINPIRPFVSILGGAKVSGKIGVLENLVDKVDKVIVGGGMAFTFIKAMGYEIGDSLVEAEMLGFANNLREKLIKNNVRFYLPVDCVVAQSMEPGAETKIVTTQEIPKGWRALDIGPASVRLFSEAIQDAKTIIWNGPMGVFEIDAFSRGTYAVAHSVADAYALTIVGGGDTDLAVHRAGVSDSISFISTGGGASLQLLEGKELPGIAALTDKKD; translated from the coding sequence CTGTCAAAACTCACGATAGAAGACCTTGAGATCAGAGGCAAGAGGGTCTTTATCCGAGCCGACTTCAATGTGCCGATAGATGAGAACCTTAAGATAACGGACGACCGACGGATCCGCTCCACGCTCCCGACAATAAATTATGCCATCGATGAGGGGGCAAAGGTCGTTCTTGCCTCTCACCTGGGGAGGCCGAAGGGAAAGCCTGACCCAAGATTCAGCCTCTCTCCCGTTGCCAAGAGGCTCCAGAGGCTTCTTGACAAGGAAGTCATCTTTGCTGAAGATTGCATCGGACAGAAAGTGGAGAATACCATAGCGAAGATGAAGGACGGTGACGTTCTTGTCCTCGAGAATCTGAGGTTCTATCCCGGTGAAGAGAAGAACGACGAGGAATTTGCAAAATCCCTGGCAAAGCTCGCAGACTGCTACGTCAATGACGCCTTTGGTGCCGCGCACCGGTCCCATGCCTCAACAGCAGGCATCACAAAGTTCCTTCCCTCTGCCGCCGGGTTCCTCCTGAAGAAGGAGATCGAGTATCTCAAGGGTGTTGTGATAAATCCGATCAGGCCCTTTGTCTCGATCCTCGGCGGCGCCAAGGTTTCGGGGAAGATCGGCGTTCTCGAGAACCTCGTCGACAAGGTGGATAAGGTCATTGTCGGAGGCGGCATGGCTTTCACCTTTATTAAGGCTATGGGATATGAGATCGGCGATTCCCTCGTTGAGGCCGAGATGCTCGGTTTTGCGAACAATCTCCGTGAGAAACTCATAAAGAACAACGTCAGATTCTATCTCCCCGTAGACTGTGTTGTTGCCCAGAGCATGGAGCCCGGAGCAGAGACGAAGATCGTAACGACCCAGGAGATACCGAAGGGTTGGCGGGCACTCGACATCGGCCCTGCTTCGGTGCGGCTCTTCTCTGAGGCGATCCAGGATGCCAAGACCATCATCTGGAACGGCCCTATGGGAGTCTTTGAGATCGACGCCTTCTCCAGAGGAACCTATGCCGTCGCACATTCTGTCGCAGACGCCTATGCCCTGACGATTGTCGGCGGCGGAGATACCGACCTTGCAGTACACAGGGCCGGCGTCTCTGATTCCATTTCCTTTATATCGACGGGCGGCGGCGCATCCCTTCAACTCCTTGAAGGAAAAGAACTCCC